One genomic window of Tachypleus tridentatus isolate NWPU-2018 chromosome 12, ASM421037v1, whole genome shotgun sequence includes the following:
- the LOC143234627 gene encoding ninjurin-2-like, producing MPTGSNNEKELMDLRSTPTAAISDRADRELLEREEPPHRPVRPPLDANLYATKKTVAKGMMDIALLTANASQLKYVLREGENSSFYHLNVVCISLSIFLQVVVGILLILNSRYNINVPTEQQNADRLNNFIMIGIFLITIINIFVSAFGTSQ from the exons ATGCCTACAGGatcaaataatgaaaaagaaCTGATGGACTTGAGAAGTACGCCAACAGCGGCGATTTCCGACCGAGCCGATCGGGAACTATTGGAAAGAGAG GAACCGCCACATCGGCCTGTTCGTCCACCGTTGGATGCCAATTTGTACGCTACAAAGAAGACTGTGGCTAAAGGAATGATGGACATAGCTTTACTTACTGCCAATGCTTCCCAACTGAAGTATGTGCTACGTGAAGGAGAAAATAGTTCCTTTTACCATCTCAATGTCGTGTGTATAAGTCTGTCCATCTTTCTTCAG GTCGTGGTTGGGATTTTGTTAATCCTCAACAGCCGTTATAACATCAACGTGCCAACAGAACAACAGAATGCTGATCGTTTGAATAACTTTATAATGATTGGTATTTTCCTTATCACAATCATCAATATATTTGTGTCTGCATTTGGAACTTCTCAGTAG
- the LOC143234625 gene encoding uncharacterized protein LOC143234625 isoform X2: protein MREHVRTTNDHHEFTSSLGFNYDVIPYSENEVNWDQKVGEIISRSPGNRVLESQRYTTRDIRNKQQPNYDPGWRFIGLGKRATAGKPPYYTMGLGKRTSIDGSHQQMEHFNRGATILT, encoded by the coding sequence ATGATCACCATGAATTCACATCCAGtctgggttttaattatgacgtGATACCCTACTCTGAGAATGAAGTGAATTGGGATCAGAAAGTTGGCGAAATTATCTCGAGATCACCCGGAAACCGAGTTCTTGAGAGTCAAAGATACACCACTCGAGATATACGTAACAAGCAGCAGCCCAACTATGACCCGGGCTGGCGGTTTATTGGGCTGGGAAAACGTGCAACAGCCGGCAAACCACCATACTACACCATGGGACTCGGAAAGAGAACAAGTATTGACGGTTCTCACCAACAGATGGAGCACTTTAACCGGGGAGCTACAATCCTTACTTGA